A single region of the Vibrio cyclitrophicus genome encodes:
- a CDS encoding D-2-hydroxyacid dehydrogenase family protein, whose amino-acid sequence MKIAILDDYQNVVKSLVCYQKLEQHKVTVFTESYLEDELALKLHDFEALVLIRERTEITESLLSKLPNLKLISQTGKVSNHIDPHMCERFGAKVLEGRGSPVAPSELCWALIMAASRHIPTYSSNLKQNQWQDSGSLGLGRALKGLKLGIWGYGKIGRYIAQYAKAFGMDVMVWGSQTSRDQAQADGFEAAEDKHAFFSNVDVLSLHLRLNDATRGCVTADDLGLMKPDSLFVNISRAELVETKALFNELTKVASKRAAIDVFEIEPATSEIEPLLALSNVTATPHLGYVEQNSYELYFDIAFDNILSY is encoded by the coding sequence AAAAGTTAGAACAGCACAAGGTTACGGTATTCACAGAAAGTTACCTTGAAGACGAACTTGCGCTGAAGTTACACGATTTCGAGGCGCTTGTGTTGATCCGCGAACGTACCGAAATCACCGAGTCGTTATTATCCAAGTTACCCAATCTCAAGTTAATCAGCCAAACAGGTAAGGTCAGTAACCACATCGACCCACACATGTGTGAACGGTTCGGCGCGAAAGTATTAGAAGGGCGCGGTTCACCTGTCGCTCCGTCTGAACTGTGTTGGGCGTTGATCATGGCTGCATCTCGTCATATTCCTACTTACTCTTCAAACCTCAAGCAAAACCAATGGCAAGATTCAGGCTCACTTGGTTTAGGAAGAGCATTAAAGGGCTTAAAGCTAGGCATTTGGGGCTATGGAAAAATCGGACGTTACATCGCGCAATATGCCAAAGCATTCGGAATGGATGTGATGGTGTGGGGAAGCCAAACCTCAAGAGACCAAGCACAGGCCGACGGATTTGAAGCGGCAGAAGACAAACACGCGTTTTTCAGTAACGTAGATGTACTTTCTTTGCACCTGCGCTTGAATGACGCCACTAGAGGCTGTGTTACTGCTGATGATCTCGGCCTAATGAAGCCAGACTCACTGTTCGTGAATATCAGCCGAGCAGAGTTGGTCGAGACAAAAGCCCTATTTAATGAACTCACCAAGGTGGCAAGCAAACGAGCGGCGATTGATGTTTTTGAAATAGAGCCCGCTACGTCAGAGATTGAACCTCTGTTAGCCTTGTCAAACGTCACTGCGACACCGCATTTAGGCTACGTCGAACAAAATAGCTACGAACTCTACTTTGATATCGCTTTCGATAACATTCTGTCCTATTAA
- a CDS encoding GNAT family N-acetyltransferase, translated as MSLTIRQVTVDDAQGIIDVLNPIIIEGRYTILDQTFTLDEEKGFIESFPERGVFSVAVNQTTNQLLGFQNVEPFASYTKAFDHVGIIGTYVDANSRGQGVSKQLFEHTFEVAKTKGYEKLFAYVLAGNERALAVYLKQGFETVGIAKKHAKLGGQYYDEILIEKFL; from the coding sequence ATGAGCTTAACAATCAGACAAGTCACAGTAGATGATGCTCAGGGTATTATCGATGTATTAAACCCAATCATCATCGAAGGGCGTTATACCATCTTAGATCAGACGTTTACGTTGGATGAAGAGAAAGGTTTTATTGAGTCGTTTCCTGAACGTGGCGTGTTCAGTGTTGCTGTCAATCAAACGACTAACCAATTGCTTGGTTTTCAAAACGTAGAGCCGTTTGCCTCTTATACGAAAGCCTTTGATCATGTCGGTATTATTGGAACATATGTAGACGCAAACAGCCGTGGGCAAGGCGTCTCAAAGCAGTTATTTGAACACACATTCGAAGTCGCAAAAACCAAAGGCTACGAAAAGCTTTTTGCTTATGTTCTAGCTGGTAACGAACGCGCATTAGCGGTGTACCTCAAGCAGGGCTTTGAAACTGTTGGAATAGCAAAGAAACACGCCAAGCTTGGCGGCCAATACTATGATGAGATTCTTATCGAGAAGTTCTTATAA
- a CDS encoding HAD family hydrolase: MNKATKSTVSTKLTKAVLFDWGNTLMIDFPDAQGKMCDWETVQEVRGARALLAELSQNHQIYVATNAGDSSEDDIIRAFERVGLSKYILGYFCKASIGFSKFDSGFYPAIITKLGVAPQDITMVGDTLDKDIYPALEAGLKAVWLNTEGTALKSGYPNIVQVQSLSELLEKYHG; this comes from the coding sequence ATGAACAAAGCTACAAAATCAACGGTTTCAACCAAACTAACCAAAGCCGTCTTATTTGACTGGGGTAACACCTTAATGATCGACTTCCCAGACGCGCAAGGGAAAATGTGTGACTGGGAAACCGTGCAAGAAGTGAGGGGTGCTCGCGCATTACTGGCTGAACTCTCCCAAAATCACCAAATCTATGTTGCCACCAATGCTGGTGATTCTAGTGAAGACGACATCATTCGAGCCTTTGAGCGTGTTGGCCTGTCTAAATATATCTTGGGTTACTTTTGTAAGGCGAGCATTGGTTTTTCTAAGTTCGATTCGGGCTTTTATCCTGCCATCATTACCAAACTCGGTGTTGCACCACAAGATATCACCATGGTAGGTGACACCTTAGACAAAGATATTTACCCAGCACTTGAAGCGGGTTTGAAAGCAGTGTGGTTGAACACAGAAGGCACTGCTCTTAAGTCAGGGTATCCGAATATCGTACAAGTTCAAAGCCTAAGCGAACTATTGGAGAAGTACCATGGATGA